In one Streptomyces sp. T12 genomic region, the following are encoded:
- a CDS encoding TetR/AcrR family transcriptional regulator, with protein MSTAEETAGGDTSAWGEVTPDAARRLLIAAVEAFAERGYHATTTRDIAGRAGMSPAALYIHYKTKEELLHRISRIGHEKALEILRTASRREGTAAERLADAVSSFVRWHAGGRTTARVVQYELDSLGPDARAEILALRRQCDAEVRGIIEDGVAAGEFDVLDVKGTTLAVLSLCIDVARWFSVDGPWTPDEVGALYADLVLRMVGAK; from the coding sequence ATGAGTACGGCGGAGGAGACGGCCGGCGGCGACACGTCGGCGTGGGGTGAGGTTACGCCCGACGCGGCCAGGCGGCTGCTGATCGCTGCCGTGGAGGCCTTCGCCGAGCGCGGCTACCACGCCACGACGACCCGTGACATCGCGGGCCGCGCCGGGATGAGCCCCGCCGCGCTCTACATCCACTACAAGACCAAGGAAGAGCTGCTCCACCGCATCAGCAGGATCGGCCACGAGAAGGCGCTCGAGATCCTGCGTACGGCTTCCCGCCGCGAGGGCACGGCGGCCGAGCGGCTCGCCGACGCGGTGAGCTCCTTCGTCCGCTGGCACGCCGGCGGGCGCACGACTGCCCGGGTCGTGCAGTACGAGCTGGACTCGCTCGGCCCGGATGCCCGCGCCGAGATCCTCGCGCTGCGCCGGCAGTGTGACGCCGAGGTGCGCGGGATCATCGAGGACGGTGTGGCGGCCGGCGAGTTCGACGTGCTGGACGTGAAGGGCACGACCCTCGCCGTGCTCTCCCTGTGCATCGACGTGGCCCGCTGGTTCAGCGTCGACGGCCCCTGGACGCCCGACGAGGTCGGCGCGCTGTACGCCGACCTCGTGCTGCGGATGGTGGGAGCGAAGTAG
- a CDS encoding RNA ligase (ATP) yields the protein MSTLRVTAEVLTVHEHPNADALELAQVGLYRAVVAKGAYRTGEAAVYIPEQSVLPAELIEELGLTGRLAGSGADRVKAVRLRGELSQGIVCRPKVLADVDLARAAAEGTDFAELLGVTKWVPPIPPTMSGEVESAPDLLPWVDIENIQRYPDIFVPGEPVILTEKLHGSACLLTYVADEDRVYVSSKGFGAKSLALKEESRNLYWRAMRGHGVAEAAARLAARLGARRVGIFGEVYGAGVQDLTYGADGRRETLGYAVFDVSAEIDGRVRWLDAAEVLEGELPLVPRLFEGPFDIERVLEVATGRETVSGRELHLREGVVIRPVVERHSTVTGGRAIAKAVSPAYLTRKGGTEYE from the coding sequence ATGTCGACGCTGCGCGTCACCGCCGAAGTGCTGACCGTCCACGAACACCCCAACGCCGACGCCCTGGAGCTGGCCCAGGTGGGTCTGTACCGGGCCGTCGTCGCCAAGGGCGCGTACCGCACCGGTGAGGCCGCCGTGTACATCCCCGAGCAGTCCGTGCTGCCGGCCGAACTGATCGAGGAACTGGGGCTGACCGGGCGGCTGGCGGGGAGCGGGGCCGACCGGGTCAAGGCGGTGCGGCTGCGCGGTGAGCTGTCGCAGGGGATCGTGTGCCGGCCGAAGGTGCTGGCCGACGTCGATCTGGCGCGGGCGGCTGCGGAGGGGACCGACTTCGCGGAGCTGCTCGGGGTCACCAAGTGGGTGCCGCCGATCCCGCCGACGATGTCCGGTGAGGTGGAGTCGGCGCCGGATCTGCTGCCCTGGGTCGACATCGAGAACATCCAGCGGTATCCGGACATCTTCGTGCCGGGTGAGCCCGTGATCCTGACCGAGAAACTGCACGGATCGGCGTGCCTGCTGACGTATGTCGCCGACGAGGACCGGGTGTACGTCTCCTCCAAGGGCTTCGGGGCGAAGTCGCTGGCGCTGAAGGAGGAGTCGCGGAATCTGTACTGGCGGGCGATGCGGGGGCACGGCGTCGCCGAGGCGGCGGCTCGGCTGGCCGCGCGACTGGGTGCCCGCCGGGTGGGCATCTTCGGCGAGGTGTACGGCGCGGGCGTGCAGGACCTGACATATGGCGCCGACGGTCGACGGGAGACCTTGGGGTACGCCGTGTTCGATGTGTCCGCTGAGATCGACGGTCGGGTGCGGTGGCTGGACGCCGCGGAGGTACTGGAGGGGGAACTGCCCCTGGTACCACGGCTGTTCGAGGGACCGTTCGACATCGAGCGGGTACTGGAGGTTGCCACGGGGCGCGAGACCGTCTCGGGGCGGGAGCTGCATCTGCGGGAGGGCGTGGTGATACGACCGGTTGTCGAGCGGCACAGCACGGTGACCGGGGGGCGGGCGATCGCGAAGGCGGTGAGCCCGGCGTATCTGACGCGGAAGGGCGGGACCGAGTACGAGTGA
- the soxR gene encoding redox-sensitive transcriptional activator SoxR, with protein sequence MPQIPEKIHELTVGQLAARSGAAVSALHFYESKGLISSRRTSGNQRRYTRDTLRRVAFVRAAQRVGIPLATIRDALAELPEERTPTHEDWARLSEAWRSELEERIKQLNRLRDHLTDCIGCGCLSLDTCVLSNPDDVFGERLTGSRLLAEPGGRQKAAPGTGGKREQEAGDRC encoded by the coding sequence GTGCCCCAGATCCCCGAGAAGATCCACGAGCTCACGGTCGGCCAGCTCGCCGCCCGGAGCGGCGCCGCCGTCTCCGCCCTGCACTTCTATGAGTCCAAGGGCCTGATCAGCAGCCGCCGCACCTCCGGCAACCAGCGACGCTACACCCGTGACACCCTGCGCCGGGTCGCCTTCGTCCGGGCCGCGCAGCGCGTCGGCATCCCCCTGGCCACGATCCGCGACGCCCTCGCCGAACTCCCCGAGGAACGCACGCCCACCCATGAGGACTGGGCGCGATTGTCGGAGGCCTGGCGCTCGGAGCTGGAGGAGCGCATCAAGCAACTGAACCGCCTCCGCGACCACTTGACCGACTGCATCGGCTGCGGCTGCCTCTCCCTGGACACGTGCGTCCTCTCCAACCCGGACGACGTCTTCGGCGAACGGCTCACGGGGTCCCGTCTGCTGGCGGAGCCGGGGGGTCGGCAGAAGGCGGCACCGGGTACGGGCGGGAAGCGGGAGCAGGAGGCCGGGGACCGCTGCTGA
- a CDS encoding 3-keto-5-aminohexanoate cleavage protein — MIQVCLNGPRGAGDGAVVPLSPEALADSAAEAVAAGATDIHVHPKTPCGQDSLSPRVLAPTLEAIRARVPVPVGVTTGAWAEPDAADRVARIRSWTVLPVLPDHASVNWHEPGAEEVAAALLERGVGVEAGIWSGTDGAARFAVSPLGPKVLRVLAEVRDTSAKTAEESAHALLTDLGAAFGRPVLLHGEDAGAWPVLRLAGRLGLATRIGLEDTLVLPDGERAGSNAQLVAEGLYQYGWAQRSS, encoded by the coding sequence ATGATCCAGGTGTGTCTGAACGGGCCCCGAGGGGCGGGCGACGGTGCGGTGGTGCCTCTCTCACCGGAGGCACTGGCCGACTCCGCGGCCGAGGCCGTCGCGGCGGGGGCCACGGACATCCATGTCCACCCCAAGACTCCCTGCGGACAGGACAGCCTGTCGCCGCGCGTGCTCGCTCCGACGCTGGAGGCGATACGGGCCCGGGTGCCGGTGCCGGTCGGCGTGACGACGGGCGCGTGGGCGGAACCGGATGCGGCGGACCGGGTGGCGCGGATCCGGAGCTGGACGGTGCTCCCGGTGCTCCCCGACCACGCCTCGGTCAACTGGCATGAGCCGGGCGCCGAGGAGGTGGCGGCGGCGCTGCTGGAGCGGGGCGTGGGCGTGGAGGCGGGCATCTGGTCGGGCACGGACGGGGCGGCGCGGTTCGCGGTCTCGCCGCTCGGGCCGAAGGTGCTGCGGGTGCTGGCCGAGGTGAGGGACACCTCGGCAAAGACGGCCGAGGAGTCCGCGCATGCGCTGCTGACCGACCTGGGCGCGGCGTTCGGCCGTCCGGTGCTGCTGCACGGGGAGGACGCAGGGGCGTGGCCGGTGCTGCGACTGGCGGGGCGGCTGGGGCTGGCGACGCGCATCGGCCTGGAGGACACGCTGGTCCTGCCGGACGGGGAACGGGCCGGGTCCAACGCTCAGTTGGTGGCGGAGGGTTTGTACCAGTACGGGTGGGCCCAGCGGTCGTCGTAG
- a CDS encoding TetR/AcrR family transcriptional regulator yields the protein MARPRKPLLSYDRIVETARALVDTEGLAAVSTRRLAAELGVSGPSLYNHFRTKDEILEAVADSVSAQVDLSMFEDGRDWRTALHDWAVSYRAALRDHPNIVPILATGPGRRPAGLKLADAVYGAMVDAGWPPAQATSIGALMRYFIMGSALGSFAGGFVDDASAYDPADYPHLGQAHLLPERQEKIDERAFETGLAALLDGLAGQYEQVGRTA from the coding sequence ATGGCCCGACCGCGCAAGCCCCTGCTGAGCTACGACCGGATCGTCGAGACGGCGCGCGCACTCGTGGACACGGAGGGCCTGGCCGCCGTCTCCACGCGTCGGCTCGCCGCCGAGCTGGGGGTGAGCGGGCCGTCCCTCTACAACCACTTCCGCACGAAGGACGAGATCCTGGAGGCGGTCGCGGACTCGGTGAGTGCCCAGGTCGACCTGTCGATGTTCGAGGACGGCCGGGACTGGCGGACCGCACTGCACGACTGGGCCGTCTCCTACCGGGCCGCCCTGCGCGACCACCCGAACATCGTCCCGATCCTGGCCACGGGTCCGGGGCGTCGCCCGGCCGGGCTGAAGCTCGCCGACGCGGTCTACGGCGCGATGGTCGACGCGGGCTGGCCGCCGGCGCAGGCCACGTCCATCGGGGCGCTGATGCGGTACTTCATCATGGGCTCCGCGCTGGGCTCGTTCGCCGGGGGCTTCGTCGACGACGCCAGCGCGTACGACCCGGCCGACTATCCGCACCTCGGACAGGCCCACCTCCTCCCCGAGCGGCAGGAGAAGATCGACGAGCGGGCCTTCGAGACGGGGCTGGCGGCGCTGCTGGACGGGCTGGCGGGGCAGTACGAGCAGGTCGGGCGCACCGCATAA
- a CDS encoding helix-turn-helix transcriptional regulator produces the protein MTTRDPQAPQLARLAGLIADETRAACLLALLDGRAWTAGELARHAGVAASTLSEHLSKLVAGGLLTEERQGRHRYVRLAGARVAQLVEDLAAQVSPSATVRPRNLRESSAGSAMARGRTCYDHLAGRLGIAVTDALTAHGLLRQDTGFALTDAGLGWFDTAGIRLDRTGRRPLARACLDWTERRPHLAGVAGAALCRHALDAGWCVRIGSERAVKVTASGERALSELLGIDEATLR, from the coding sequence ATGACCACCAGGGACCCCCAGGCGCCGCAACTGGCCCGGCTCGCCGGGCTCATCGCCGACGAGACCCGGGCGGCCTGTCTGCTGGCGCTGCTCGACGGGCGGGCGTGGACCGCCGGCGAGCTGGCGCGGCACGCCGGGGTCGCCGCGTCGACGCTGAGCGAGCATCTGAGCAAGCTCGTCGCGGGCGGGCTGCTCACCGAGGAGCGGCAGGGGCGGCACCGGTACGTACGGCTGGCCGGCGCGCGCGTCGCGCAACTGGTGGAGGACCTGGCCGCGCAGGTGTCGCCGAGTGCCACCGTACGGCCGCGGAACCTGCGGGAGTCCAGCGCCGGGTCGGCCATGGCGCGCGGCCGTACCTGCTACGACCATCTCGCCGGGCGGCTCGGCATCGCGGTCACGGACGCGCTGACCGCGCACGGGCTGCTGCGGCAGGACACCGGGTTCGCGCTCACGGACGCGGGCCTCGGCTGGTTCGACACCGCCGGTATCCGCCTCGACCGCACCGGCCGCCGCCCGCTGGCCCGCGCCTGCCTCGACTGGACCGAACGCCGACCGCATCTCGCGGGCGTCGCGGGTGCGGCCCTGTGCCGGCACGCGCTGGACGCGGGGTGGTGTGTGCGGATCGGGTCCGAGCGGGCGGTGAAGGTGACTGCGTCGGGTGAGCGGGCCCTGTCCGAGCTGCTGGGCATTGATGAGGCAACGCTGCGCTGA
- a CDS encoding penicillin acylase family protein: MPRRTPRNALDRLRTPGRFPGFLKTASICALIAGLLSPLSQAATAPDAAAAEATAANDYCGNQCSDILPPGQNGNATLAQILLNQAFGTQPEHAADQLGPYANLAKGYSGLTNATINNFFNDASFGVPSDQVASTVSPAGRSDVTIVRDKKTGVPHITGTTRYGTEFGAGYAAAQDRLWLMDVFRHVGRGQLTSFAGGAASNQGLEQEFYRHAPYTEADLQAQIDNAVAAAGARGEQALADVNAYVAGINSYIDASDSGRYFPGEYVLTGHKDSVTNAGTIEHFKPTDLVALASVIGALFGSGGGGEVNNAVSLLAAQEKYGVAEGTKLWESFRERNDPEAVVTVHDKSFPYATKPADPQGEALPDADSVTEEQLVYDRTGSAAGSAATTASTTAAETAMTSAKRGMSNALVVSGEHTASGHPVAVFGPQTGYFAPQLLLLQEIQGPGISARGASFAGLSMYVELGRGQDYSWSATTSGQDIIDTYAVELCQDDYHYLYRGTCTAMEKVEQKNAWKPTTADGTAEGSYTMRVWRTKYGPVTHRATVGGKKVAYTTLRSSYLHEADSIIGFQMLNDPDYVKGPEDFQKAVQHINYTFNWFYADSAHTAYYNSGDNPVRATGVDAEFPVWAQSAYEWRGWDPTTNTAQYTPPSAHPNSIDQDYYISWNNKQAKDYTTAPWGDGSVHRGNLLENRVKKLVAAGGVTRSSLVKAMADAGLADLRAEDVLPDLLKVVGSSTVTDSTAAAAVSKLQAWISAGAKRTETSAGSKTYADADAIRILDAWWPLLVKAEFEPGLGSELYGAMTNNLPIDESPSAAHGPTGSHAGSSFQYGWWSYVDKDIRAVLGESVQGPLDRKYCGGGSLSACRDILISTLKEAAGKTAAQVYPGDDQCSAGDQWCADSIVQRTLGGIKHSKISWQNRPTYQQVVEFTSHR, from the coding sequence ATGCCACGGCGTACCCCACGCAACGCCCTCGACAGACTGAGAACTCCCGGCAGGTTCCCCGGGTTCCTGAAGACGGCATCCATATGCGCCCTGATTGCCGGTCTTTTGTCGCCACTTTCCCAAGCCGCGACCGCGCCCGATGCCGCGGCGGCCGAGGCCACGGCCGCGAACGACTACTGCGGGAACCAGTGCTCCGACATCCTGCCACCCGGCCAGAACGGCAACGCCACCCTCGCCCAGATCCTGCTCAACCAGGCCTTCGGCACCCAGCCCGAACACGCCGCGGACCAGCTGGGCCCCTACGCCAACCTGGCCAAGGGCTACTCCGGTCTGACCAACGCGACGATCAACAACTTCTTCAACGACGCCTCGTTCGGCGTCCCGTCCGATCAAGTGGCCTCCACCGTGAGTCCCGCCGGGCGCAGTGACGTGACGATCGTCCGTGACAAGAAGACGGGTGTGCCGCACATCACCGGTACCACCAGATACGGCACGGAGTTCGGTGCCGGCTATGCGGCCGCCCAGGACCGGCTGTGGCTGATGGACGTCTTCCGGCACGTCGGACGCGGTCAGTTGACCTCGTTCGCCGGCGGCGCGGCGTCCAACCAGGGCCTTGAGCAGGAGTTCTACCGCCACGCGCCGTACACCGAGGCAGATCTGCAGGCACAGATCGACAACGCCGTCGCCGCGGCCGGCGCCCGGGGCGAGCAGGCCCTCGCCGACGTCAACGCCTACGTCGCCGGCATCAACTCCTACATCGACGCCTCCGACAGCGGCCGCTACTTCCCCGGCGAGTACGTCCTGACCGGTCACAAGGACTCGGTCACCAACGCCGGCACGATCGAGCACTTCAAGCCCACCGACCTGGTCGCCCTGGCGTCCGTGATCGGCGCCCTGTTCGGCTCCGGAGGCGGCGGCGAGGTCAACAACGCCGTGTCCCTGCTGGCCGCCCAGGAGAAGTACGGCGTGGCCGAGGGCACGAAGCTGTGGGAGTCGTTCCGCGAGCGCAACGACCCGGAAGCGGTCGTCACCGTCCACGACAAGAGCTTCCCGTACGCCACCAAGCCCGCCGACCCGCAGGGCGAGGCCCTGCCCGACGCCGACTCGGTGACCGAGGAACAGCTGGTCTACGACCGTACGGGCAGCGCGGCCGGCTCCGCCGCGACCACCGCCTCCACCACAGCGGCCGAGACCGCCATGACCTCGGCCAAGCGCGGCATGTCCAACGCCCTCGTGGTGAGCGGCGAACACACCGCGAGCGGCCACCCGGTCGCCGTCTTCGGCCCGCAGACCGGCTACTTCGCACCCCAGCTGCTCCTGCTCCAGGAGATCCAGGGCCCCGGCATCAGCGCCCGCGGCGCCTCCTTCGCCGGCCTGAGCATGTACGTCGAGCTCGGACGCGGCCAGGACTACTCGTGGAGTGCCACGACCTCCGGCCAGGACATCATCGACACCTACGCAGTCGAGCTGTGCCAGGACGACTACCACTACCTGTACCGCGGCACCTGCACCGCGATGGAGAAGGTCGAGCAGAAGAACGCCTGGAAGCCGACGACCGCCGACGGGACCGCCGAGGGCTCGTACACGATGCGGGTCTGGCGCACGAAGTACGGTCCCGTCACACACCGCGCGACCGTCGGCGGCAAGAAGGTCGCCTACACCACCCTGCGCTCGTCCTACCTGCACGAGGCCGACTCGATCATCGGCTTCCAGATGCTGAACGACCCGGACTACGTCAAGGGCCCGGAGGACTTCCAGAAGGCGGTGCAGCACATCAACTACACCTTCAACTGGTTCTACGCCGACTCCGCGCACACCGCCTACTACAACAGCGGCGACAACCCGGTCCGGGCGACCGGCGTCGACGCGGAGTTCCCGGTGTGGGCGCAGTCGGCGTACGAGTGGCGGGGCTGGGACCCGACGACGAACACGGCGCAGTACACCCCGCCGTCGGCCCACCCCAACTCCATCGACCAGGACTACTACATCTCCTGGAACAACAAGCAGGCCAAGGACTACACGACCGCTCCCTGGGGCGACGGCTCGGTCCACCGCGGCAACCTGCTGGAGAACCGGGTGAAGAAGCTGGTCGCCGCGGGCGGCGTGACCCGGTCCTCGCTGGTGAAGGCGATGGCTGACGCGGGCCTGGCCGACCTGCGGGCCGAGGACGTGCTGCCGGACCTGCTCAAGGTTGTGGGCAGCTCCACGGTGACCGACTCCACGGCCGCGGCGGCCGTGAGCAAGCTCCAGGCGTGGATCTCGGCGGGCGCCAAGCGCACCGAGACGTCGGCCGGCTCGAAGACGTACGCCGACGCCGACGCGATCCGCATCCTGGACGCGTGGTGGCCGCTGCTGGTCAAGGCCGAGTTCGAACCGGGCCTCGGGAGCGAGCTGTACGGCGCGATGACGAACAACCTGCCCATCGACGAGTCCCCGTCCGCCGCACACGGCCCGACCGGCTCGCACGCCGGAAGCTCCTTCCAGTACGGCTGGTGGAGCTACGTCGACAAGGACATCCGGGCCGTGCTGGGTGAGTCGGTGCAGGGTCCGCTCGACCGGAAGTACTGCGGCGGCGGCAGCCTCAGCGCCTGCCGGGACATCCTGATCAGCACCCTGAAGGAGGCCGCCGGCAAGACCGCGGCCCAGGTCTACCCCGGCGACGACCAGTGCTCGGCGGGCGACCAGTGGTGTGCCGACTCGATCGTCCAGCGGACACTGGGCGGCATCAAGCACTCCAAGATCAGCTGGCAGAACCGGCCGACCTATCAGCAGGTGGTGGAGTTCACGTCACATCGGTGA
- a CDS encoding MaoC family dehydratase — protein MAEPRIFTSADDLKAAVGEQLGYTDWLEVDQKRIDLFAEATGDHQWIHVDPEKAAAGPFGTTIAHGYLTLSLLPLFGPQLIKVEGVKMGVNYGTNKVRFPAPVPVGSRLRATATITGVDDVAGGVQVTIAFSVEREGGDKPVCVAESVSRYYL, from the coding sequence ATGGCAGAGCCGAGGATCTTCACCTCCGCCGACGACCTGAAGGCGGCGGTGGGCGAGCAGCTGGGGTACACGGACTGGCTGGAGGTCGACCAGAAGCGGATCGATCTCTTCGCGGAGGCCACCGGTGACCACCAGTGGATCCACGTCGATCCGGAGAAGGCCGCCGCCGGGCCCTTCGGGACCACCATCGCCCACGGGTATCTCACCCTCTCGCTGCTTCCGCTCTTCGGACCCCAGCTCATCAAGGTCGAAGGCGTGAAGATGGGCGTCAACTACGGGACGAACAAGGTCCGTTTCCCCGCCCCGGTGCCGGTCGGCTCGCGGCTGCGTGCCACCGCCACGATCACCGGCGTGGACGACGTGGCGGGCGGCGTCCAGGTCACCATCGCGTTCAGCGTGGAGCGCGAGGGCGGGGACAAGCCCGTATGCGTCGCCGAGTCCGTCTCGCGGTACTACCTGTAG
- a CDS encoding acyl-CoA dehydrogenase family protein, translating to MNLELSEEQTAVRRLARDFVEREIVPHVVAWDRAEEVDRAVVKKLGEVGFLGLTIDEEYGGSGGDHLAYCLVTEELGRGDSSVRGIVSVSLGLVAKTIAAWGSEEQKRHWLPGLTAGEYVGCFGLTEPGTGSDAGNLTTRAVRDGEDYVISGTKMFITNGTWADVVLLFARSTDAPGHKGVSAFLVPTDTPGLTRRTIHGKLGLRGQATAELVLEDVRVPAEAMLGEEGKGFSVAMSALAKGRMSVAAGCVGIAQAALEAAVRYAGEREQFGRTIAHHQLVQELISDIAVDVDAARLLTWRVADLIDRGQPFAVESSKAKLFASEAAVRAANNALQVFGGYGYIDEYPAGKLLRDARVMTLYEGTSQIQKLLIGRALTGVSAF from the coding sequence ATGAACCTGGAGCTCAGCGAGGAGCAGACCGCCGTCCGGCGGCTCGCCCGGGACTTCGTGGAGCGCGAGATCGTCCCCCATGTCGTCGCCTGGGACCGCGCCGAGGAGGTCGACCGCGCAGTCGTGAAGAAGCTCGGCGAGGTCGGCTTCCTGGGCCTGACGATCGACGAGGAGTACGGCGGCTCGGGCGGCGACCATCTCGCGTACTGCCTGGTGACCGAGGAACTCGGCCGCGGCGACTCGTCCGTGCGCGGGATCGTGTCCGTCTCGCTCGGCCTGGTCGCCAAGACGATCGCCGCCTGGGGGAGCGAGGAGCAGAAGCGGCACTGGCTGCCGGGGCTCACCGCCGGCGAGTACGTCGGCTGCTTCGGCCTCACCGAACCGGGCACCGGGTCCGACGCGGGCAACCTCACCACCCGTGCGGTCCGCGACGGCGAGGACTACGTCATCAGCGGCACCAAGATGTTCATCACCAACGGCACCTGGGCCGATGTCGTCCTGCTCTTCGCCCGCTCCACCGACGCGCCCGGCCACAAGGGCGTCTCCGCCTTCCTGGTCCCCACCGACACCCCCGGCCTGACCCGCCGCACCATCCACGGCAAGCTCGGCCTGCGCGGTCAGGCCACCGCCGAGCTGGTGCTGGAGGACGTACGGGTGCCTGCCGAGGCCATGCTGGGGGAGGAGGGCAAGGGCTTCTCGGTCGCGATGTCGGCCCTGGCCAAGGGGCGGATGTCGGTCGCCGCGGGGTGCGTCGGCATAGCCCAGGCCGCGCTGGAGGCGGCCGTCCGATACGCCGGTGAACGCGAGCAGTTCGGCCGGACCATCGCCCACCATCAGCTGGTCCAGGAGCTGATCAGCGACATCGCCGTGGACGTGGACGCGGCCCGGCTGCTGACCTGGCGGGTCGCCGACCTGATCGACCGCGGGCAGCCCTTCGCCGTCGAGTCCTCCAAGGCCAAGCTCTTCGCCTCCGAGGCCGCCGTCCGCGCCGCCAACAACGCCCTGCAGGTCTTCGGCGGTTACGGCTACATCGACGAGTACCCGGCGGGCAAACTGCTGCGCGACGCCCGCGTGATGACCCTCTACGAGGGCACGAGCCAGATCCAGAAGCTGCTCATCGGGCGGGCGCTGACGGGGGTTTCAGCGTTCTGA
- a CDS encoding YiaA/YiaB family inner membrane protein, with translation MSDTPVKQQSTAAFYGQAVASFAVAMAATAIGIFRLNADAWVRGFLAIAVLYLVTSAFTLAKVIRDRQEAGQIVSRVDQARLEKLLAEHDPFEKI, from the coding sequence ATGAGTGACACACCGGTCAAGCAGCAGAGCACGGCCGCCTTCTACGGCCAGGCGGTCGCCTCCTTTGCCGTCGCGATGGCGGCCACCGCCATCGGAATCTTCCGGCTGAACGCCGACGCATGGGTGCGAGGCTTCCTCGCGATCGCCGTGCTCTACCTGGTCACCTCCGCCTTCACGCTGGCCAAGGTCATCCGGGACCGCCAGGAGGCCGGGCAGATCGTCAGCCGGGTCGACCAGGCGCGACTGGAGAAGCTGCTCGCCGAGCACGACCCGTTCGAGAAGATCTGA
- a CDS encoding DMT family transporter: MMTTSATRPPHRTELLAAGAATVTVVLWASAFVSIRSAGEEYSPGALALGRLLVGALVLGVICLVRREGLPPRAAWPGIAISGLLWFGFYSVVLNWGEQQVDAGTAALVVNIGPILIALLGARLLGDPTPPRLLAGMAVSFAGAVTVGLSMSGGGGSSVLGVVLCLLAAVGYAGGVVAQKPALGHASPLQVTTFGCLVGAVVCLPFSGQLIDDVADASVPATLNLVYLGVFSLALAFTTWAYALARTTASRMGATTYAVPALVVLMSWLALGEVPGPLTLAGGALCLAGVAVSRSRTRAARPCRHIPVVRRRRAGGNVTAGPGVVAVAPQPEQTRESA; the protein is encoded by the coding sequence ATGATGACCACCTCTGCGACCCGTCCGCCCCACCGCACCGAACTACTCGCCGCCGGTGCCGCCACCGTCACCGTCGTGCTGTGGGCCTCCGCCTTCGTCTCCATCCGCAGCGCGGGTGAGGAGTACTCGCCGGGCGCGCTCGCGCTGGGGCGGCTGCTCGTCGGCGCCCTGGTGCTGGGGGTGATCTGCCTCGTCCGTCGGGAGGGGCTGCCTCCTCGGGCGGCCTGGCCCGGGATCGCGATATCGGGCCTGCTGTGGTTCGGCTTCTACAGCGTCGTGCTGAACTGGGGCGAGCAGCAGGTGGACGCCGGTACGGCGGCTCTCGTCGTGAACATCGGGCCCATCCTCATCGCGCTGCTGGGCGCCCGGCTGCTCGGGGACCCGACGCCGCCGCGGCTGCTGGCGGGGATGGCGGTGTCGTTCGCCGGTGCGGTGACCGTGGGTCTGTCGATGTCGGGCGGGGGCGGCTCCTCGGTGCTCGGGGTGGTGCTGTGCCTGCTCGCCGCGGTCGGGTACGCGGGCGGTGTGGTGGCGCAGAAGCCGGCGCTGGGCCATGCGAGCCCGCTCCAGGTGACGACGTTCGGGTGTCTGGTCGGCGCGGTCGTCTGCCTGCCGTTCAGCGGGCAGCTCATCGACGACGTGGCCGATGCCTCCGTCCCCGCGACCCTCAACCTGGTCTATCTGGGCGTCTTTTCGCTGGCGCTCGCCTTCACGACCTGGGCCTACGCCCTGGCCCGTACGACCGCCAGCCGCATGGGCGCGACCACGTACGCGGTGCCCGCCCTTGTCGTGCTGATGTCGTGGCTGGCGCTGGGCGAGGTGCCGGGGCCGCTCACCCTGGCGGGCGGCGCGCTGTGCCTGGCCGGGGTCGCCGTGTCGCGGTCCCGGACCCGGGCGGCCAGGCCCTGCCGTCACATTCCCGTCGTCCGCCGTCGCCGGGCAGGCGGGAATGTGACGGCAGGGCCTGGGGTCGTGGCGGTGGCACCACAACCCGAGCAGACCCGGGAATCAGCGTGA